A single window of Salvia splendens isolate huo1 chromosome 6, SspV2, whole genome shotgun sequence DNA harbors:
- the LOC121808195 gene encoding transcription factor bHLH30-like isoform X1 produces MMQCENEYGFSNESDVYQLLHNSTMNVEKRGCLSTPVKHSLVLDGEKGELVKACGRVGKRNGVSATKTVEALRSHSEAERRRRERINAHLESLRGLVPNNEKQMDKATLLAEVVSQIKQLRETASQASEGLHIPMDTDEVKVGRVENHSGDGSFLLIASLCCEHWPDLLSDVRQVMKSLPVQVVKSEVSTLGSRVKIAFLITSVEGDDGVVGLVRAALSDIVEKFCALAESAEQLFIPRKRQRVSCIDSSSNLFE; encoded by the exons ATGATGCAGTGTGAGAATGAGTATGGTTTCAGCAATGAGTCTGATGTGTATCAATTGCTGCATAACTCAACTATGAATGTTGAAAAACGGGGGTGTTTGTCTACACCTGTTAAGCATTCTTTGGTGTTGGACGGTGAGAAGGGGGAGTTAGTCAAGGCTTGTGGGAGAGTGGGGAAAAGAAATGGGGTTTCGGCGACAAAGACAGTTGAGGCTTTAAGGAGTCATAGCGAGGCAGAGAGACGGAGAAGGGAAAGAATCAATGCACATTTGGAGAGCCTTCGTGGGCTTGTACCGAACAATGAAAAG CAGATGGACAAGGCGACTCTGCTAGCCGAAGTCGTGAGCCAAATAAAGCAACTGAGGGAAACCGCGTCACAAGCCAGCGAAGGCCTGCACATCCCAATGGACACGGATGAAGTGAAAGTTGGAAGAGTTGAGAACCATAGTGGCGATGGCTCGTTCTTGCTTATTGCCTCCCTCTGCTGCGAACACTGGCCTGATCTGCTGTCTGATGTGAGGCAGGTGATGAAAAGCCTGCCGGTTCAAGTGGTAAAATCTGAGGTATCCACATTGGGAAGCAGGGTGAAGATTGCGTTCTTGATCACGTCAGTTGAAGGGGACGACGGTGTGGTCGGTTTGGTTCGTGCAGCTTTGAGCGATATTGTTGAGAAGTTTTGTGCATTGGCGGAGTCTGCTGAGCAACTGTTTATCCCCCGTAAGAGGCAGCGTGTTTCTTGCATCGATTCTTCGTCGAACTTGTTCGAGTGA
- the LOC121808195 gene encoding transcription factor bHLH30-like isoform X2: protein MMQCENEYGFSNESDVYQLLHNSTMNVEKRGCLSTPVKHSLVLDGEKGELVKACGRVGKRNGVSATKTVEALRSHSEAERRRRERINAHLESLRGLVPNNEKMDKATLLAEVVSQIKQLRETASQASEGLHIPMDTDEVKVGRVENHSGDGSFLLIASLCCEHWPDLLSDVRQVMKSLPVQVVKSEVSTLGSRVKIAFLITSVEGDDGVVGLVRAALSDIVEKFCALAESAEQLFIPRKRQRVSCIDSSSNLFE, encoded by the exons ATGATGCAGTGTGAGAATGAGTATGGTTTCAGCAATGAGTCTGATGTGTATCAATTGCTGCATAACTCAACTATGAATGTTGAAAAACGGGGGTGTTTGTCTACACCTGTTAAGCATTCTTTGGTGTTGGACGGTGAGAAGGGGGAGTTAGTCAAGGCTTGTGGGAGAGTGGGGAAAAGAAATGGGGTTTCGGCGACAAAGACAGTTGAGGCTTTAAGGAGTCATAGCGAGGCAGAGAGACGGAGAAGGGAAAGAATCAATGCACATTTGGAGAGCCTTCGTGGGCTTGTACCGAACAATGAAAAG ATGGACAAGGCGACTCTGCTAGCCGAAGTCGTGAGCCAAATAAAGCAACTGAGGGAAACCGCGTCACAAGCCAGCGAAGGCCTGCACATCCCAATGGACACGGATGAAGTGAAAGTTGGAAGAGTTGAGAACCATAGTGGCGATGGCTCGTTCTTGCTTATTGCCTCCCTCTGCTGCGAACACTGGCCTGATCTGCTGTCTGATGTGAGGCAGGTGATGAAAAGCCTGCCGGTTCAAGTGGTAAAATCTGAGGTATCCACATTGGGAAGCAGGGTGAAGATTGCGTTCTTGATCACGTCAGTTGAAGGGGACGACGGTGTGGTCGGTTTGGTTCGTGCAGCTTTGAGCGATATTGTTGAGAAGTTTTGTGCATTGGCGGAGTCTGCTGAGCAACTGTTTATCCCCCGTAAGAGGCAGCGTGTTTCTTGCATCGATTCTTCGTCGAACTTGTTCGAGTGA